Proteins encoded by one window of Rhodamnia argentea isolate NSW1041297 chromosome 6, ASM2092103v1, whole genome shotgun sequence:
- the LOC115751243 gene encoding universal stress protein A-like protein — translation MAETVVKERKILVAVDGGEESMYALSWCLSNLVSDNSRDTLVLLYAKPLRSAYSSLDGTGYLFSSDVVATMERCNNEMADCVMAKATKICQDFGEVEVETRVENGDARDVICRVAQELVPDVLVMGSHGYGLIKRAFLGSVSHHCAQNVKCPVLVVKRPKSSGNN, via the exons ATGGCTGAGACCGTAGTTAAAGAGAGGAAGATACTGGTGGCTGTGGACGGGGGCGAGGAGAGCATGTACGCCTTGTCGTGGTGTCTCAGCAACCTCGTTTCCGACAACTCCAGAGACACCCTCGTCCTCCTCTACGCGAAGCCTCTTCGTTCTGCCTACTCGTCCCTCGACGGCACAG GGTACTTGTTTTCGTCGGACGTAGTGGCCACCATGGAGAGGTGCAACAACGAAATGGCCGACTGCGTTATGGCCAAGGCTACGAAGATCTGCCAGGATTTTGGTGAG GTTGAGGTGGAGACGAGAGTCGAGAATGGGGATGCAAGAGATGTGATCTGCCGCGTGGCACAGGAGTTGGTGCCTGATGTTCTGGTGATGGGAAGCCATGGTTACGGCCTTATCAAGag GGCCTTTCTAGGGAGCGTGAGCCACCACTGCGCTCAGAATGTGAAGTGTCCTGTGCTAGTGGTGAAGAGGCCCAAATCCAGCGGGAACAACTGA
- the LOC115751241 gene encoding calreticulin-like, with amino-acid sequence MAMARSKGRQLLLALALSSLVAIASATVFFEERFEDGWETRWVKSDWKKDENMAGEWNYTSGKWNGGPDDKGIQTSEDYRFYAISAEYPEFSNKDKTLVFQFSVKHEQKLDCGGGYMKLLSGEVDQKKFGGDTPYSIMFGPDICGYSTKKVHAILTYNGSNHLIKKDVPCETDQLTHVYTFVLRPDATYTILVDNVEKQSGSLYSDWDLLPPKQIKDPEAKKPEDWEDKEYIPDPEDKKPEGYDDILKEIPDPDAKKPEDWDDEEDGEWTAPTMANPEYKGPWEPKKIKNPNYKGKWKAPMIDNPDFKDDPELYVFPNLKYVGIELWQVKSGTLFDNVLICDDPEYAKKVAGETWGKNKDAEKAAFDEAEKKREEEEAKDEPVDSDIEDEDDDADADDAEDDSDSEIKADESAESADSKDEAKDEL; translated from the exons ATGGATGGGAGACTCGATGGGTTAAATCTGATTGGAAGAAAGATGAGAACATGGCCGGAGAGTGGAACTATACGTCTGGTAAATGGAATGGAGGTCCTGATGACAAAG GTATCCAAACAAGTGAAGACTATCGGTTCTACGCTATATCAGCTGAGTACCCCGAATTCAGCAACAAGGATAAGACTCTAGTCTTCCAGTTTTCTGTAAAACATGAACAGAAACTTGATTGTGGTGGTGGGTACATGAAGCTACTCAGTGGGGAGGTTGATCAGAAAAAGTTTGGTGGTGACACCCCATACAG CATTATGTTTGGACCAGATATCTGTGGCTACAGTACCAAGAAAGTTCATGCTATTCTCACTTATAATGGATCTAATCACCTGATCAAAAAGGACGTTCCTTGTGAGACAGATCAGCTTACTCATGTTTATACTTTTGTCCTTCGTCCTGATGCTACCTATACTATCTTGGTTGACAATGTTGAGAAACAATCCGGTAGCTTGTACTCTGACTGGGATCTTCTTCCCCCAAAGCAGATCAAAGATCCTGAGGCGAAGAAA CCTGAAGACTGGGAGGACAAAGAGTACATTCCTGATCCTGAAGACAAGAAGCCAGAG GGGTACGATGACATCCTGAAAGAAATACCAGATCCTGATGCCAAGAAG CCTGAAGACTGGGATGATGAGGAGGATGGTGAGTGGACTGCCCCGACCATGGCCAATCCTGAATACAAGGGTCCATGGGAGCCAAAG aaaattaaGAATCCCAACTACAAGGGGAAGTGGAAGGCACCAATGATTGATAACCCAG ACTTCAAAGATGACCCGGAGCTTTATGTTTTCCCCAACTTGAAGTATGTTGGGATTGAACTATGGCAG GTCAAATCTGGAACCTTGTTCGATAATGTCTTGATATGTGATGATCCTGAGTATGCCAAGAAGGTTGCTGGAGAAACATGGGGCAAGAACAAGGAT GCTGAGAAGGCAGCATTTGACGAGGctgagaagaaaagagaggaagag GAAGCCAAGGATGAGCCAGTAGATTCTGAC attgaggatgaagatgatgatgccGATGCTGACGATGCTGAAGACGATTCTGATTCCGAAATCAAAGCAGATGAGAGTGCTGAGTCTGCTGACTCCAAGGACGAAGCAAAG GATGAGTTGTAG